GGCGCACGCAGACAGGCTGGCGGTTGTCCGGCCGCAAGCTCTATTGCACGGGCATTCCCGCGTTGCGCTGGCTGAATGTGTGGGCACGCACGGACGAAGCGGAGCCCCGCGTCGGGGTGTTTTTGGTGCCACGTCCGGATGGTTCGACGGATTCGACGGATTCGCCGGACCGCCCGGGCATTCGCGTCGTGCAGAACTGGGATCACCTCGGGCTGCGCGCGTCTGCCAGCCATGAGGTCGTGCTGGAAGACATCGATCTGCCGTTCGGCAATGCCGTCGATATTCGTCCACCGAACGAGTGGGCACCGGCGGGCATCGGTCAACGCGACAACGATGCACACATCGAACAACAGGCGTGGATGAGCGTGCTGCTAGGCACGCTTTACGATGCGGTCGCGCGCGCTGGCGTCGACTGGCTCGTGACGTTCCTGAACACCCGCGTGCCGGGCAATCTCGGTGCGCCGCTCGCCACAGTGCCGCGCATTCAGGAGACGGTCGGTGAGATTGCCGCGTTGCTGCATGTCAACCAGCGTTTGCTGGACGCAGCGGCGCAGGCGGCCGATGCGGGAGAACCCGATGACGATATCGCCAGCGGTGCGCTAAAGTTCACGGTGACGGGCAATGCGATCCGGGTTCTCGAACTGGCCTTGCAGCTTTCGGGCAATCACGGGCTTTCGCGCAACAACCCGCTTGAGCGCTATCATCGCGACGTGCTGTGCAGCCGTATCCACACGCCGCAAAACGACACCATTCTGGGCGCCGCCGGTCGGCAGACGCTCGCTTCTTTCCGGGAATTCGCATGACGGGTACGACCGAAGTGCTGGATGGCATCGCCTTGTCGCGCGATCTGCCAGCTCACGATTACGACGCGCTCGATCCCTTGCGCACTTTCGTCGCCGGGTTTTCGCGATTGTTGGATCGGCGTCCGCATGAAACCACACTGCTCGAAGAGGGCGCGGGCCTGCTCGCGCAACTGGTGGCGCGCGACGACTGGCTGCCCGACGCGTTCGCCACGCCGCATCCCGACCATTACCAGCAGTTCCTGTTGCACTGCGATTCGGCGCAGCGATTCTCCATCGTGAGCTTCGTCTGGGGCCCGGGGCAGCGCACGCCGATTCACGATCACACCGTATGGGGGCTGATCGGCATGCTGCGTGGCTCGGAAGACTCGCAGCCGTATGTGCTCGACGCGAAGGGCATTCCCGTCGTGGCAGGAGAGGCGGTGCGGCTCCTGCCGGGTGACGTAGAGGTGTTGTCGCCGCGTCTGGGCGACATTCACCGCGTGAGCAACGCCTATGCGGATCGCGTGTCGGTGAGCATCCACGTGTATGGCGCGAACATCGGCGCGGTGCATCGCAGTGTCTTCACCGAGACGGGCGAGCGCAAGGGCTTCGTGTCCGGCTACGCCAACGCGCAGTTGCCCAATCCCTGGGGTAAGGCTGCGCCGCCCGCCGACAAGCAATAACAAGCAATAACCAGCAATAACCAGCAATAGCCAGGAAGCACCAGGCAGCAACGTTTCGACTTCTGACGAATTCAAGGAATCACCGTGTCCGAGCATCCGAACCACATGACCCCCGATGCGCCGTCGCAGGCTGCAGACTTTCCCGAACTGACCTACGCCGATGTGCGCGCCGCGCTGCTCGCGCGTGAGGAAATCGCACTGCTCGACGTACGTGAAGAAGACCCCTTCGCGCAGACGCACCCGCTGTGGGCCGCGAACCTGCCGCTTTCGCGCGTGGAGATCGACGCCTGGGCGCGTATCCCGCGTCGCGACACGCGCATCGTCGTCTATGGCGTGCACGACGGCGAAGATCTCGCGCCGCGTGCTGCCACCGTGCTGCGCAAGCTCGGCTACACGGACGTCAATCTGCTCGCGGGCGGTCTGGACAGCTGGATTGCCGCTGGCGGCGAAGTTTTCCGCGACGTGAACGTGCCAAGCAAGGCGTTTGGCGAGTGGGTCGAAGGACTGCGTCATACACCGTCGCTCTCGGCGCAGGAAGTGCAGGCGCTGCTCGACGCGGATGCCGATGTCGTGGTCGTCGACGCCCGTCGGTTCGACGAATATCAGACGATGAACATTCCCGGTTCGACGAGCGTGCCCGGTGCCGAACTGGTGCTGCGGGTTCGCGAGCTTGCGCCGGACCCGGCCACGCGCGTGATCGTCAATTGCGCGGGGCGCACGCGCAGCATCATCGGTACGCAATCGCTCGTGAACGCCGGGCTGCCGAATCCGGTCGCAGCGCTGCGCAATGGCACCATCGGCTGGACGCTGGCGGGGCAGTCGCTGGAGCGCGGCGCAGACCGTCGTCATCCGGCCACCGTGCGCGAGGCCACGCTGGCCGTTGCCCGCGAAGGGGCGCGCGCTGTGGCGGATCGTGCCGGCGTGCGTCGCGTAGCGCTTGAGGACGTGCCGTCGCTGAATGCGCCGGGACGCACCGTGTACCGCTTCGACGTGCGCACGCCGGAAGAGTATGCGGCGGGGCATCTGCCGGAGTTCGCTAACGCACAAGGCGGTCAGCTGGTGCAGGAGACGGACCATCAGGCACCGGTGCGCGGCGCATGGATCGTGCTGGCGGACGACGACGGCGTACGCGCCGATATGACCGGCTCGTGGCTCGCGCAGATGGGCTGGACGGTGTACGTCGTGGAGCCGCACAGCGCCCACGCCCGCAGCGCGCAAGGTGGCTGGCCGCTGCACACGCCGAGCGCACCGGAAGTCGCCACCGTCACGCCCGCGTTGCTCGCGCGCTGGCTCGACGAAGCCGCGCGGGGGCAGATCGCGGTGCTGGACTTCACGTCAGGCGTCAATTACGTCAAACGGCATATTCCGGGCGCATGGTTCGTGATTCGTGCGCGTCTGGCCGAGGCGCTGCGCACCATCGGGCCGGTGCAACGCTATGTGCTGACGTGCGGATCCAGCCTGCTGGCGCGCTTCGCGGCGGCCGACCTGCGTCGTCTGACCGATGCCGAGATCGTGGTGCTCGACGGCGGCACGCAAGCATGGATCAACGCCGGGTTGCCCCTGGCGTCCGGCGAAACGCATCTGGCCAGTGCGCGCGACGATCGTTATCGCCGTCCGTACGAAGGCACCGATAATGCGGCCGAGGCCATGCAGGCCTATCTCGACTGGGAGTTCGGTCTCGTCGAACAGTTGCATCGCGACGGCACGCATCATTTCCAGGTGGTGTAAGCCGTCAACGTCGAGGGCATTCGGCCGAATCTGCCGGGGCGCGTGCCGTCCCGGCGGTGCGCCCGTGGCATACTCCGGAACTTCCGGCGCTGCCCTGCTTTCGATCCGATCATGCCACTTCCGCGTTTCATCACCCGCCGACTGGAGGCGCTCACCGAACCGAGCACGCGTATTCCGTACGCGTGGGTGTATCACGAGCCCGACGTCTTCATGCAACGCACGTCGGCGTTCACCGTCGCCAAAAAATATCTCCACCGCCGTCTGCGTCTCGCGATGAGCGGACAACTGCGCCATGAGGTGCGCCACGTCGCACCGCAAGCGCGTGTGTTGTGGATTTACGGTGGAAAGCACTCGGTGGGCGACGCCGTGATGGATCTGTCGGGCCGCGCGCTGCTGCGCTCACGCGAAGGCCCCATCGATTTGCTCATCAGCCCAGGACTCAAGGCGGTCTTCGAGGGCGACGACATCTTCCGAAATGTCTTCGACGATCCGGCCGCGGTCAATCCGGCCGAGTACGACGTCGTCGTCATGCAGGAATTCAATTACCCGACGTTGCGCATCAAGCGCCGCTTTTTTGCGACGCTTCCCTTCGCGTGCCTGTTTCGCTTTTTCCACGGGCCGGACCGTAATCAGACGCAATTCAGTCTGGCAGCCGTCAACGATGTTTTCGGCCTGGGACTTGGGCCGGACGAACTGTTTGCGCAGGCGAAGCCGTATCTGCGCGAAGAGACGGACTTGCCTGCGGCTGTCGTGAATCAACTTCCGTCGGGACCGTTCGTTGTGCTGGCGATGGGCGGCGTGGAGCCGCGCCGCACCTATGCGCACTGGCGCGCGTGCCTCGATGCCTACGATGCGGCGTATGCCCCCGGTCTACCCACGGGCATTGTGTTGTTGGGTTCGGGTAACGGGGCCGACGCCGCCCGCGCGCTCATGGAAGCGAAATTCCGGCATCTCGAAATGGTGTCGTTCGTCGGCCAGTTGACGCTGCGCGACGCGAAGCGGGTGATCGCGAATGCATCGCTGTTCGTCGGTGCCGATGGCGGGCTGATGCACGTGGCCCACACCACGCGAGCGCCGAGTGTGACGCTCTTCGCTGCTGCGGAGCCGCCGTATCTGCGTCTCACACCGCGCTGTCAGTCGACGCCTTTGCAAACGCAAAGCGATGTGAGCGCCCTCGATCCCACTGAGCTTGCCGAGACCATCATCGCGGCCCTCGCCAGTCATCCGCAACGCCTTCGGTAACGCGTTCATCGCACGTTTGCTAGCGGTTTGCGCGTCGCAGACCCGCTGCATCCCCACTGCACCCCCACACCACAGCGCTGTCGCCCGTCCACAGACGTCGGCGGCGGCGCTGTTTCGCCTGCGCCGCGGGCATCCGCCACCGGCACATCTTCGGCCTACGTCGCCCTTTCTTGTGTCGTCGCAGCAACAAGAGTGACGCATGATTAATTCGAATGAATTGCTGTGAAAACCAATGCGTGCAATGGCTTTGCGGCGGCGTTGACGCTTATCGTCTGCTTCGATCGTCGTCGAGCAAAGAGGATTCAATAACGATTTGTCAGGCACGCAGGTGGAAGTCGGTGAGGTTGTGCCTTATCGATGCAGAAAGAAAATATCTGCGGGCGTGTCGGGATGCTTGAAGTGCGGCGACGAGTGTCCCGACATGCCTTGGGAGGTGCGCGTAGGGGTGCGTGCATCGCCCTACCACTGGCTTGACGTGGCCTGGGAGCTGGTTCCCCTAACCTGGCTTCCGGGGCCATCTTTCCCCGCACAGTTTCGGCTGTGCGGGGATTTTTTCGTTGCCGGTCACCTGTCAACGTTGACAGGTGACGCATTGCTATGTGTCGCCTAAGGTAAGTCGAAATGACTAGGTGAACGCACGTCACGGATGGTTTTTCTGCATGACGAATCGGATTTTAGCCGCTCAGATGCGAATTTGGCGCATGACAAAAGACTTCGAATAACAACTCGATTGCGCGCGACGCAGGCTGAAACGGCATGGCGAAGGGCAACGCCAAGGAACTCGCTTTCTTGAAGTTGTGAGCTGGGAGGCGCAGGCCAGCCCGGTCTTTGGGAGCCAACGATCATGCGTAACTCTATCTCCGTGAATCCCCGGCAGCGCGTGCTGGTGTCGGCTGTCGGGCTGGCCGTTGCGTCGTTGGCTATCCCCGCGCAGGCCGATACGGTGACATCGGGCACCACCACGGTACCCGCTCCGGGCAATCCCAATACCACCTGGACGGTGACCAACAACTCCACGTTGATCTTGCAAAGTGGCGCATCGAGCAACTGGATCTCGCTGTCGGGGAGCCCCCCCTCGACGGGACGGCCTCAACTCATCATGGACGGTGCGACCGTCATCTCGACGGCACCCCCCGCCGCCTCCCCGGTGGGCACGACACCACCACCGGCGATCAGCGTACGCAATGCCTCTGCAACCATCTCCAACTCCACGATCTCCAGCCCGAACAACATCGGTATCGAATTTGTCACGCAGCTTGTATCCGGGCTGCAGCCCTCGACGGGGACGATCACCAATAGTACGGTTTCCGGGTTTCAGTACGGCGTAGCGGTGAGCGCCGGGGCGACCGTGACGATCACCAATTCGACCCTGAGCGCCGGCACCGGGACCAATAGCGGGGTCAATGGCGGGCTCATCAATTTTGACTCGAACGTGACCGTCAATGGAGATACCGTCTTGCCCGTCAAGCGATTGCGACGTAGTTCGCCCGATAAGGCTGTCGTGTCTTCAGAACGCCGAAACACAGATGCACAAGCTTACGCATTGCAGCGCCGAGTATAGACATGGTGGATTTGCCACGCGCTGCCAAGCGTTCACACAATGCCTTGATGTGGGGGTTATAGCGTTTAGCGACGACGGCCGCCATGTAGAGAGTTGCCCGTACCTTGGGCGGCCCGGCCTTCGATAAACGTGAAGGGCCCTGGATCGACGATCCCGACTGCCTCTGCACCGGCACCAGGCCGAGATACGCCGCAAGTTGTTCTGCAGAATCGAAGTGGCGCGCGTGCATGATGGCAAGCAGCGTGCGGCCTACCTGAGGGCCAACTGCCGGGATACTTTGCAGCAGCATCAAGTTTGCTTTAAGGCCCGGATGGGCAGCAATGTGATCATCGATCTCGCGTTGCAGGCTGGCTAAATGGCGCTCCAGAAACTCGATCGTCTCGAGAATCGAATGCAGGACTAGCGCCGTTGGAGCCGTGATTTCCGCTTTCTCATGCCGGTTGCGCTCACGCTGAAGATCTTGTGCAAGCGCTTCACGGCGCGCCATCAGTGCTTGAAGTATGCGAGCCTCGGGCGCTGGAGGACTCCAGCGCATTGGTCGTGCGTGCATCGCAAAGCGCGCTAACACGTGGCTGTCTACAATGTCGTTCTTCGTGCGCACGCCCATTCCCGTCGCAAAAGCGCGCACCTGCGCAGGATTAACGACAGACACGGAGAGCCCGGCATCGTGCAGGCCACACGCGGCCATCTCGTGATAGACACCGGTACCTTCGAGCGCGACATGTACGTGGCTCGGCTCGGTGTGTCTCTTGCCCAACCAGCCCAACAGATCGGTTAGGCCGGCGCGGCTATTGGCAACAACCTTCGTACTACGCTTGCCGTTTGTCATGTCCAGCAGGCAGCAATCCAGCTTGGCTTTGGCAACATCAATACCGAGGTAGAACATCAATTTGATCCTTAATCGAGGAATCAATACCAACTCACCCACTTGCCTTGTACATACAGGGTCCACGCCCTTGGCTACCGTTCAGTGTCTGTGCTGGTGAGGGCGAGGCGAAGGGCATTATCTCCACAGCAAGGTCCAAGCCTTCAGGCTCCAAACATGCTCACTTCACCTCATGTGACGGTAGCTAACCATCACGAAGACGAAGATACAAGGCTCCATCAGCGGCAATCTGGCCGGTGTCGGCGCCATCTCCCTCAATACCGGGCTCACGTTCGCCTCGAACACGACGCTCAACGGCGTCGCGGTAAGCGCAGCGAGCGGCCCCGCGATTCTCATTGCACCGGCGCGTGCGCTTCCCCCGTATGCCGGTCACACCGCCAATGTCATGGTGCAAAACGGCACGACGCTTCAGGGCAGCAATGGGTTCGCGGTGCAGGCGCGCGGCGACGTGACAGGAAACGTGACCATCGACGGCGCGAACACGGTGATCGGCGGGGATGTCGGCAGCGACAGCACAGCTACGCTCAATCTCACGCTTCAGAATGCCGCCTCGCTTACCGGCAATCTGACCAATCTGAAGTCGCTGGCCGTTAACTCCAATGCCGTGTGGCGTCAGGCAGGCGATAACACCGTCTCAAACGTGACGATGAATGGCGGCACGATCGACGTCTCCGGTACCGCGCTCGGTACGTCGACGCTGCGTACCCTGAACATCGGTACGCTGTCGGGCAGCGGCACGTTCCAGATGAGTACGAATCTGGGCACGCATTCGGGCGATCTGCTCAATGTGACCGGCGCCGCCACCGGCGACTATCAGGTTCTGGTGCGTAACACTGGCGCGCAGCCGACCAACTTCTTGCCGCTTACCATCGTGCAGACCGGCGGAGGCGGTGCAGGCTTCGGGCTGGTCAACGGCAAGGTCGATATAGGCGTGTACACCTACAAGCTGCAACAGCAAGGCAACAACTGGGCGCTCGTGACCGACACCGGAACTCCGGTCGACCCGCGCACCGGCGAGGAGACGCTCGATGCCGCGACGGGAGATGCAGGCGATCCGGCGACCGGCGATCTGTCACCGAGCACGCAGACCGTGCTGGGGCTGTCGTCCGCCGCGCCCTCCGTCTGGTATGGGGAGGCGACGGTGCTACGCAGCCGTATGGGCGAGTTGCGAATGGACGATCAGCGCAATAGTGGTGTCTGGGCGCGTACCTTCGGCAAGCAATTCAATGGCAAGCCCAATGCGGGAACCAGCTATCGCCAGACGCAATACGGCGTGGTGGCGGGCGTGGATGGTGTGGTCGGGCAGACGTGGGGCGGCTCGTGGCTGGTAGGCGCGATGCTCGGCACCAGTCACAGCAAACTCACATTCGAGAATGCCTCGACGGGGGGCGTGAATAGCTATTCCGCCGGACTCTACGCGACCTGGCTCGGCCCGACAGGATGGTATTTCGACGGTGTGTTCAAGTACAACCGTTTCCAGAACTCTGCCGACGCTGTGATGAGCGATGGCGTCGCCGCGCACGGCAGCTTCAACAACAATGGCGTGGGGGTGCAACTGGAGTTCGGTCGACATCTCGAATTCGGCGACCGCTGGTTTGTGGAGCCTTATGTTCAGTTCTCTGCGCTGGGTGTGAGCGGGGCGGATTACGGACTGACCAACGGGATGGTGTCCAACTCGGCGCACAGCGGGTCCGTACAGGCGCGCGTTGGTGCTGCGTTCGGCAAGACGCTGACGTTGCCCGGTGGAGGCGCAATTCAGCCGTACCTGAAGATTGCACTGGTCCAGGAATTCATCAAAAGCAACCAGACCACCATTAACGGCATCGTGTTCAACAACGACTTGTCAGGCACGCGCGCGGAGTTTGGCGCGGGGGTGATCGGGCAATTGCGGCGCAACGCGCAGATCTACGTGGAAGCGGAGACTGCGGTGGGGAAACGTCTCAACCAGCCCTGGGGCGCGCAGATCGGCGTGCGTTACACCTTCTGAGGGAAAAATCTGTGATGACGCTTCAAAATCAGTGAAATTTTATTAAATTCACTGATATTCGTCTTATTTTGACGTAGATTCGCGGTTCTTGCGCATATCGTTCGCCTTGCATTTTTACCCCGACAAGGATTACCGATATGCCATCCCATGCTCAGACACACTTTCGTGTCCGCCTTTTAGCGGCCGCCGCGTCCGCACTCGTTTTCGCGCCTCTTGCGCACGCGCAAGCCAACCCGACATTGACGATCGACACGCCTGGCCCCGGCGGCATGGCCCACGTCGTCACGGCAACCGACAATATGGGCGTGACCGTGACGGGCGCAGGGATTGCGAACATCGGCGGCGGGGGGCGGGTCTCGATCGACGGCCGGACCCCGATGTCGTACGTGCGTACGACGAATGGCGGCACGAGTTTCATCAGTGAAATCAACATTTCGGGCAACGGCGGCATATCGCAGAATTCAGCGCTGGCGACCGCGATGTATGGATCGACCGTCACGCTCATCGATTCGAGTATCAGGAACACCGGCGATGTCGCCTTTTGGGCGGCACGCGGCAATATGGACATGAACGTGCCGGGTTCGACCGTTCATATGGATAACGTGATCCTGGAAGGTAACGGCCGCGCGCTCGTGGTGGCCGGCGACAGCACGGTCGACGTTCGGAATTCGCATATTGAGGCAACCCGTCGCGACGGCGCTCGCATGAATTACGCAGTGCAGGTGACCGATTCCCAGTTCACCGCCGTCGACACGACGATTTCAGGGACGGACGCCGCCGTGAAGATCACCACCGAGTCGCGTCCGCAGCGGGCCGGTTCGACGGTCGTGCTGGACAACGCGCGTCTGATTGCCGAAGGTGCGGGCATTCGAATCGAGCGCGGCGTGCTGAGTGCGCCGGGTGATTTCACGATCGACGTCGATATCAGGAACGGCACGACCATCAAGGCCGACAGTGGCACGCTGCTCAGCGTCACATCGGTGCCGAACGCGCTGACGCCGTATCACGTCAACGTGAACGTGGACAACAGCGTTCTCGAAGGCGACATGACGTTCCGTCCCGAACACGTGACGAACGAGCCTATCGACACGCGTCTGCGCCTGGACAACAACGCGATCCTGACCGGCAGAATCGAAGGCCTGGCCCATCTGCACGTCAACAACGACGCCGAATGGCGTCTCGTCGACAACCAGGTGCTCGCGGGTGAGGTGATCATGGGCGGTGGCGTGATCGATCTGCGCCATGGCGAGGCCCCCGGTCAGTTCCGTACGCTGGAGATTGCCACGCTTGCGGGCGAGGGCACCTTCCGCATGCAAACGGATCTCGAGCACGGTGGGGCCGACCAACTGCACCTGAGCGATAACGATTCGTCGGGCCAGTTCAAACTCGACGTGCTCAATACGGGCGCGTTCGCCGCAATACCGGTGCAGCAACTGGTGCAGGACGATGGCGGTGCCGCAACCTTCTCCGTCATCGGCGATAAGGTCGATCTCGGCGCTCGCGCCTATGAACTGGTGGCGCGCGAGGCCGATGGCAAGCGCTATTGGGAGTTGGTGCGCACACAAGAGCAATCCAATAGCACCGAGACGGTTCTCGGTGCGGCCAGCGCCCTGCCGACAGTGTGGCTCGGCGAAATCACGACGCTGCGTGCGCGTCTGGGCGAAGTCCGTCTGAACGAAGGCAAGGGCGGTGGCGTGTGGGCGCGTACGTTCGGCAACCGATATAACGCCAAACCGGCGGGCGGCCACGGTTATTCGCAAGATCAGTGGGGCGTGCTCGCTGGTGCCGATGGGATCGTCGCCAGCAACGACGCGGGCCAGTGGCTCGTCGGTGCAATGGCGGGTACGTCGACCAGCCGGATGAAGTTCGGTGTCGGCTCCACCGGCAGCGTTGAGAGCTACACGCTCGGGATGTACGCGACGTGGCTGGGCAAGAACGGTTACTACTTCGATGGCGTGTTCAAGTACAACCGTTACGCATCCGAACTGGATGTGATGATGCGCGACGGCCGTCGCAGCAAGGGCGACTATCACGCCAATGGTCTCGGTCTCTCGACGGAGTTCGGCCGCAAGCTGTCGTTCAACAACGGCTGGTTCGTCGAGCCCTATGCGCAAGTCGCCGCCATGATGTCGAGTGCCTCCGACTACACGCTGGATAACGGTCTGCAAGTCGACGCGGGGCGTGGCCGTTCGGTGCAGGGCGCGCTGGGTATCGGCGTGGGTAAGACGATCGAAACGAAAATGGGGACGTTCGAACCCTACGTTCGCGCCGCGGTAGTGCAGGAGTTCGCGAAGCACAACGCGGTCGTGATTAACGGCGAAACCTTCAATAACGACTTGTCGGGTACACGCGCAGAGTTCTCCGTCGGTCTCGCGGCCCAGATGCAGAAGAACCTTCAGGCTTATGTCGATACGTCGTACGCCGTGGGCAAGCGTCTTGAAAAGCCCTGGGGCGTCAATGTTGGGGTGCGCTACACGTTCTGAAAATAACGAGAGGCGAAGGTAAGGCCGGGTGTCGACATGCGCGAACACCCGGCCCGGATCTTCTTTAACCCTGTGCGATGCAATATCGCACAGGGCTTTTTTATTGCCGCTCGCAGAAGATGCGGGGCTGGTCGACGAACGCCATCGCCGCGTTGTTCTTCACGCGCACGATCTGGAAGTAATCGGTGTTACCGGGACGAAAACGCGGCAGCAGATGTCGCAAGACTTTCTCTTCATCCGAGTTGTCGCTCAGCAGTCGGGCGCTGCGCGTGGTGGTCATGCGCACTGTGTCGCCGAGCGTCTGGTAGTCGAACTCCATCGCGCGGTGAATCCGTGTCGCCGAGCGGCCGTCGGCGATGTAGCCAGCGAAGCGTGAAAACCCCGTGCCGTCCCGGCCAAACGCCGTGTCGAGTTCTCCCCAAACCCGCACCATGCCGGGTTGGGGCGTGTCCGAATGCGT
This window of the Pandoraea sputorum genome carries:
- a CDS encoding cysteine dioxygenase, with protein sequence MTGTTEVLDGIALSRDLPAHDYDALDPLRTFVAGFSRLLDRRPHETTLLEEGAGLLAQLVARDDWLPDAFATPHPDHYQQFLLHCDSAQRFSIVSFVWGPGQRTPIHDHTVWGLIGMLRGSEDSQPYVLDAKGIPVVAGEAVRLLPGDVEVLSPRLGDIHRVSNAYADRVSVSIHVYGANIGAVHRSVFTETGERKGFVSGYANAQLPNPWGKAAPPADKQ
- a CDS encoding IS110 family transposase; the protein is MFYLGIDVAKAKLDCCLLDMTNGKRSTKVVANSRAGLTDLLGWLGKRHTEPSHVHVALEGTGVYHEMAACGLHDAGLSVSVVNPAQVRAFATGMGVRTKNDIVDSHVLARFAMHARPMRWSPPAPEARILQALMARREALAQDLQRERNRHEKAEITAPTALVLHSILETIEFLERHLASLQREIDDHIAAHPGLKANLMLLQSIPAVGPQVGRTLLAIMHARHFDSAEQLAAYLGLVPVQRQSGSSIQGPSRLSKAGPPKVRATLYMAAVVAKRYNPHIKALCERLAARGKSTMSILGAAMRKLVHLCFGVLKTRQPYRANYVAIA
- a CDS encoding acyl-CoA dehydrogenase family protein codes for the protein MTSSGLAPSGVVLPLPPQPRGDGPARHAQLDALLPPITRALAESAAALDRDAHFPFDNFALLHRHGLIAEVVPRAAGGGGGGLATARRIVGAVAKGESATALVLTMTYLQHRSLVRESTRWPQAQRHAVFESAVRDGALINALRVEPDLGTPARGGLPSTIARRTQTGWRLSGRKLYCTGIPALRWLNVWARTDEAEPRVGVFLVPRPDGSTDSTDSPDRPGIRVVQNWDHLGLRASASHEVVLEDIDLPFGNAVDIRPPNEWAPAGIGQRDNDAHIEQQAWMSVLLGTLYDAVARAGVDWLVTFLNTRVPGNLGAPLATVPRIQETVGEIAALLHVNQRLLDAAAQAADAGEPDDDIASGALKFTVTGNAIRVLELALQLSGNHGLSRNNPLERYHRDVLCSRIHTPQNDTILGAAGRQTLASFREFA
- a CDS encoding rhodanese-related sulfurtransferase, which codes for MTPDAPSQAADFPELTYADVRAALLAREEIALLDVREEDPFAQTHPLWAANLPLSRVEIDAWARIPRRDTRIVVYGVHDGEDLAPRAATVLRKLGYTDVNLLAGGLDSWIAAGGEVFRDVNVPSKAFGEWVEGLRHTPSLSAQEVQALLDADADVVVVDARRFDEYQTMNIPGSTSVPGAELVLRVRELAPDPATRVIVNCAGRTRSIIGTQSLVNAGLPNPVAALRNGTIGWTLAGQSLERGADRRHPATVREATLAVAREGARAVADRAGVRRVALEDVPSLNAPGRTVYRFDVRTPEEYAAGHLPEFANAQGGQLVQETDHQAPVRGAWIVLADDDGVRADMTGSWLAQMGWTVYVVEPHSAHARSAQGGWPLHTPSAPEVATVTPALLARWLDEAARGQIAVLDFTSGVNYVKRHIPGAWFVIRARLAEALRTIGPVQRYVLTCGSSLLARFAAADLRRLTDAEIVVLDGGTQAWINAGLPLASGETHLASARDDRYRRPYEGTDNAAEAMQAYLDWEFGLVEQLHRDGTHHFQVV
- a CDS encoding autotransporter outer membrane beta-barrel domain-containing protein, which gives rise to MVQNGTTLQGSNGFAVQARGDVTGNVTIDGANTVIGGDVGSDSTATLNLTLQNAASLTGNLTNLKSLAVNSNAVWRQAGDNTVSNVTMNGGTIDVSGTALGTSTLRTLNIGTLSGSGTFQMSTNLGTHSGDLLNVTGAATGDYQVLVRNTGAQPTNFLPLTIVQTGGGGAGFGLVNGKVDIGVYTYKLQQQGNNWALVTDTGTPVDPRTGEETLDAATGDAGDPATGDLSPSTQTVLGLSSAAPSVWYGEATVLRSRMGELRMDDQRNSGVWARTFGKQFNGKPNAGTSYRQTQYGVVAGVDGVVGQTWGGSWLVGAMLGTSHSKLTFENASTGGVNSYSAGLYATWLGPTGWYFDGVFKYNRFQNSADAVMSDGVAAHGSFNNNGVGVQLEFGRHLEFGDRWFVEPYVQFSALGVSGADYGLTNGMVSNSAHSGSVQARVGAAFGKTLTLPGGGAIQPYLKIALVQEFIKSNQTTINGIVFNNDLSGTRAEFGAGVIGQLRRNAQIYVEAETAVGKRLNQPWGAQIGVRYTF
- a CDS encoding glycosyltransferase family 9 protein, with amino-acid sequence MPLPRFITRRLEALTEPSTRIPYAWVYHEPDVFMQRTSAFTVAKKYLHRRLRLAMSGQLRHEVRHVAPQARVLWIYGGKHSVGDAVMDLSGRALLRSREGPIDLLISPGLKAVFEGDDIFRNVFDDPAAVNPAEYDVVVMQEFNYPTLRIKRRFFATLPFACLFRFFHGPDRNQTQFSLAAVNDVFGLGLGPDELFAQAKPYLREETDLPAAVVNQLPSGPFVVLAMGGVEPRRTYAHWRACLDAYDAAYAPGLPTGIVLLGSGNGADAARALMEAKFRHLEMVSFVGQLTLRDAKRVIANASLFVGADGGLMHVAHTTRAPSVTLFAAAEPPYLRLTPRCQSTPLQTQSDVSALDPTELAETIIAALASHPQRLR
- a CDS encoding autotransporter outer membrane beta-barrel domain-containing protein; this translates as MAHVVTATDNMGVTVTGAGIANIGGGGRVSIDGRTPMSYVRTTNGGTSFISEINISGNGGISQNSALATAMYGSTVTLIDSSIRNTGDVAFWAARGNMDMNVPGSTVHMDNVILEGNGRALVVAGDSTVDVRNSHIEATRRDGARMNYAVQVTDSQFTAVDTTISGTDAAVKITTESRPQRAGSTVVLDNARLIAEGAGIRIERGVLSAPGDFTIDVDIRNGTTIKADSGTLLSVTSVPNALTPYHVNVNVDNSVLEGDMTFRPEHVTNEPIDTRLRLDNNAILTGRIEGLAHLHVNNDAEWRLVDNQVLAGEVIMGGGVIDLRHGEAPGQFRTLEIATLAGEGTFRMQTDLEHGGADQLHLSDNDSSGQFKLDVLNTGAFAAIPVQQLVQDDGGAATFSVIGDKVDLGARAYELVAREADGKRYWELVRTQEQSNSTETVLGAASALPTVWLGEITTLRARLGEVRLNEGKGGGVWARTFGNRYNAKPAGGHGYSQDQWGVLAGADGIVASNDAGQWLVGAMAGTSTSRMKFGVGSTGSVESYTLGMYATWLGKNGYYFDGVFKYNRYASELDVMMRDGRRSKGDYHANGLGLSTEFGRKLSFNNGWFVEPYAQVAAMMSSASDYTLDNGLQVDAGRGRSVQGALGIGVGKTIETKMGTFEPYVRAAVVQEFAKHNAVVINGETFNNDLSGTRAEFSVGLAAQMQKNLQAYVDTSYAVGKRLEKPWGVNVGVRYTF